From a single Micromonospora pallida genomic region:
- the dnaB gene encoding replicative DNA helicase, with protein sequence MRTEPRANGQQPAPAQRDGQFEKTPPQDVAAEQCVLGGMLLSKDAIADVVEILKSPDFYRPIHATIFDTILEIYGRGEPADSITVAAALADSGDLVRIGGAPYLHTLIASVPTAANAAYYARIVGERAVLRRLVEAGTRIVQLGYGTAQGGSRDVDDIVDLAQQAVYDVTEKRVSEDFAILADMLQPTLDEIEAVGAQGGVMTGVPTGFSDLDRLLNGLHPGQLVIVAGRPGLGKSTASMDFARNAAIRANQAAAIFSLEMSKVEIVMRLLSAEARVPLHVLRSGQLSDDDWTKLARCMGEISEAPLFVDDTPSMNLMEIRSKARRLKQRHDLKMIVVDYLQLMTSPKRTESRQQEVADLSRGLKLLAKEVECPVIAVSQLNRGPEQRTDKRPQLSDLRESGSIEQDADVVILLHRDDYYDKESPRAGEADFIVAKHRNGPTDTVTVAAQLHLSRFVDMAIV encoded by the coding sequence ATGCGAACGGAACCACGGGCCAACGGGCAACAACCCGCTCCGGCCCAGCGGGACGGACAGTTCGAGAAGACGCCACCCCAGGATGTCGCCGCCGAGCAGTGCGTCCTGGGCGGAATGCTGCTGTCCAAGGACGCCATCGCCGACGTGGTGGAGATCCTGAAGTCGCCCGACTTCTACCGGCCCATCCACGCCACCATCTTCGACACCATCCTGGAGATCTACGGGCGCGGCGAACCGGCCGACTCGATCACCGTCGCCGCAGCCCTCGCCGACTCCGGCGACCTGGTCCGCATCGGCGGCGCGCCCTACCTGCACACCCTGATCGCGAGCGTGCCGACGGCCGCCAATGCCGCCTACTACGCCCGGATCGTCGGCGAGCGGGCCGTGCTCCGGCGACTGGTCGAGGCCGGTACCCGGATCGTCCAGCTCGGCTACGGCACCGCCCAGGGCGGCAGCCGCGACGTGGACGACATCGTCGACCTCGCCCAGCAGGCCGTCTACGACGTCACCGAGAAGCGGGTCAGCGAGGACTTCGCCATCCTCGCCGACATGCTTCAGCCCACCCTCGACGAGATCGAGGCGGTGGGCGCGCAGGGCGGCGTGATGACCGGCGTACCGACCGGCTTCTCCGACCTGGACCGCCTGCTCAACGGCCTGCACCCGGGGCAACTCGTCATCGTTGCTGGAAGACCTGGTTTGGGCAAATCAACAGCAAGTATGGATTTTGCCCGAAATGCGGCAATTCGGGCAAATCAGGCTGCCGCCATCTTCTCGCTGGAAATGAGCAAGGTCGAGATCGTCATGCGACTGCTCTCGGCCGAGGCGCGGGTACCGCTGCACGTGCTGCGGAGCGGGCAGCTCTCCGACGACGACTGGACCAAACTGGCCCGCTGCATGGGCGAGATCAGCGAGGCGCCGCTCTTCGTCGACGACACCCCGAGCATGAACCTGATGGAGATCAGGTCGAAGGCGCGGCGGCTCAAGCAGAGGCACGATCTCAAGATGATCGTGGTGGACTACCTCCAGCTCATGACCTCGCCGAAGCGTACGGAGAGCCGGCAGCAGGAGGTCGCCGACCTGTCCCGAGGGCTCAAGCTCCTCGCCAAGGAGGTCGAGTGCCCGGTCATCGCGGTGAGCCAGCTGAACCGTGGCCCCGAGCAGCGTACGGACAAGCGCCCACAGCTGTCCGATTTGCGCGAATCTGGGTCAATTGAACAGGATGCTGACGTAGTAATCCTTTTGCACCGAGATGATTACTACGACAAGGAGTCCCCCCGGGCCGGGGAGGCGGATTTTATTGTTGCTAAGCATCGGAATGGACCGACCGACACCGTCACCGTGGCCGCACAACTGCACCTGTCGCGGTTCGTGGACATGGCCATCGTCTGA
- a CDS encoding bifunctional 5,10-methylene-tetrahydrofolate dehydrogenase/ 5,10-methylene-tetrahydrofolate cyclohydrolase, which yields MSCTPGGILRLLDEYQVDLAGKHAVVVGRSAILGRPVGLLLLARDATVTYCHSRTVDLPAITRKADVLVAAVGRPRFLTGADIKPGAVVIDAGYNPGNVGDVDFASARERASLITPVPGGVGPMTIAVLLAQTVDAATRQLAVR from the coding sequence GTGTCCTGCACGCCCGGCGGCATTCTCCGGCTGCTCGACGAGTACCAGGTCGACCTGGCCGGTAAGCACGCCGTGGTGGTGGGCCGGAGCGCCATCCTGGGCAGGCCGGTTGGGCTGCTCCTGTTGGCACGGGACGCCACGGTCACCTACTGCCACTCCCGTACGGTCGACCTCCCCGCGATCACCCGGAAGGCCGATGTCCTGGTCGCGGCGGTCGGTCGGCCGCGTTTCCTCACCGGCGCGGACATCAAGCCCGGTGCGGTGGTGATCGACGCCGGATACAACCCGGGGAACGTCGGTGATGTCGACTTCGCGTCCGCCCGAGAGCGGGCCAGCCTGATCACCCCGGTCCCGGGCGGGGTCGGGCCGATGACCATCGCGGTCCTGCTGGCCCAGACGGTGGACGCGGCGACGCGTCAGCTCGCCGTGCGCTGA
- a CDS encoding tetrahydrofolate dehydrogenase/cyclohydrolase catalytic domain-containing protein, translating into MAQTRPARLMDGRDIARRIVDTSSAAAADLQRRTGTAPCLATVLVGEDPASVTYVRMKRNRCEQAGICSRHVALPASTTTDTLVETISALSRDPEVHGILLQHPVGAHIDERAAFEAIAPEKDVDGVTMRSFAAMSFGLPRLRVLHARRHSPAARRVPGRPGR; encoded by the coding sequence ATGGCCCAGACGCGTCCAGCTCGGCTGATGGACGGCCGTGACATCGCCCGTCGCATCGTCGACACCAGCTCCGCCGCAGCCGCCGACCTCCAGCGGCGCACCGGCACCGCACCCTGCCTGGCGACCGTGCTGGTCGGCGAGGATCCCGCCTCCGTGACCTACGTCCGGATGAAGCGCAACCGCTGCGAGCAGGCCGGCATCTGCTCCCGGCACGTCGCCCTGCCCGCCTCGACCACCACGGACACCCTCGTCGAGACGATCAGTGCACTGTCCCGGGATCCCGAGGTACACGGCATCCTGCTCCAACACCCGGTCGGGGCACACATCGACGAGCGCGCCGCGTTCGAAGCGATCGCTCCGGAGAAGGACGTGGACGGCGTCACCATGCGCTCCTTCGCCGCGATGTCGTTCGGGCTACCCCGGCTTCGTGTCCTGCACGCCCGGCGGCATTCTCCGGCTGCTCGACGAGTACCAGGTCGACCTGGCCGGTAA
- a CDS encoding zf-TFIIB domain-containing protein: MQLTCPKCHGDMRQYERSGVIVDQCGECRGIFLDRGELEKLFEAEANWNKQQAAAPAAPTPPGQAPGHAPGQPGGYVPPPPPPPGAAPHQPGYGTVPPPPPPPGYPAAPAPAYGSHGHQHHGYHGHYRRKKQHGFLGDFFG; this comes from the coding sequence ATGCAGCTCACCTGTCCCAAGTGCCACGGAGACATGCGCCAGTACGAGCGCAGCGGAGTCATCGTCGATCAGTGCGGCGAGTGCCGGGGAATCTTCCTCGATCGCGGCGAACTCGAAAAGCTGTTCGAGGCGGAGGCCAACTGGAACAAGCAGCAGGCCGCCGCCCCAGCCGCGCCGACGCCCCCCGGCCAGGCCCCGGGGCACGCCCCCGGCCAGCCCGGCGGGTACGTCCCCCCGCCGCCGCCCCCGCCCGGTGCCGCCCCGCACCAGCCCGGGTACGGCACCGTGCCCCCGCCGCCCCCGCCGCCCGGCTACCCGGCCGCGCCCGCACCCGCCTACGGCAGCCACGGCCACCAGCACCACGGCTACCACGGGCACTACCGCCGCAAGAAGCAGCACGGCTTCCTCGGCGACTTCTTCGGCTGA
- a CDS encoding phosphoribosyltransferase: MTTYRDRTEAGEAIADRLGGLVGQPDVTVLGLVRGGVPVAQQVATRLGAPLDVLVVRKLGMPWAPEVAFGALGPGGVRVLNEPIAGRLAPDDVTEVVRREQAELDRREQLYRAGRAPVDLTGRTAVVVDDGLATGATARAAVQVARHLGARRVVVAVPVGSEEAYEMLATEADQVVCIQRPPDFGAVSRYYDDFHEVSDEEVTEALATAS; the protein is encoded by the coding sequence ATGACCACATACCGCGACCGCACCGAGGCAGGCGAAGCGATCGCCGACCGGCTCGGCGGGCTCGTCGGCCAACCGGACGTCACCGTGCTCGGGCTCGTCCGAGGCGGCGTCCCGGTCGCCCAGCAGGTCGCCACCCGGCTCGGCGCGCCCCTGGACGTCCTGGTGGTCCGCAAACTCGGCATGCCCTGGGCACCTGAGGTGGCATTCGGCGCCCTCGGCCCCGGCGGCGTCCGCGTCCTCAACGAACCGATCGCCGGCCGCCTCGCCCCCGACGACGTCACCGAAGTCGTCCGCCGCGAACAGGCCGAACTGGACCGCCGGGAACAGCTCTACCGAGCCGGCCGCGCACCCGTCGACCTCACCGGCCGTACCGCCGTCGTCGTCGACGACGGCCTGGCCACCGGCGCGACCGCCCGCGCCGCCGTCCAGGTCGCCCGCCACCTCGGTGCCCGCCGCGTCGTGGTCGCCGTCCCGGTCGGCTCCGAAGAGGCGTACGAAATGCTCGCCACCGAGGCCGACCAGGTGGTCTGCATTCAACGGCCCCCCGACTTCGGCGCGGTCAGCCGCTACTACGACGACTTCCACGAGGTCTCCGACGAAGAAGTGACCGAAGCGCTCGCCACGGCTTCCTGA